GCTATTTTCATCATGGCTTGGTGGTATATTTTTTTTACTTTTTGCATTGAGTACATTAAAACATCCATTATTGACACTAATTTTAGGGTTTATTGGTTTTGTTCTCATACCACCAGGTCACAATTATATTGAGAAAAAATTTAGATTTTGTTTTACTACAAAGATAAAATCCATTTTAACTTGCGGTCTTTTCTTGTTTTCTATTCCTATTCTGGAGCATTACAATGCCATCGACAAAAAAGAAGCGCAGCAATTAAAGCTTAAAAAAGAGAAGGAAGAAAAACTTAGGTTAATAGCCGAAAGAAAAGAGCAAATTAGAAATGATAGTTTGATTTTTTATATTAATGCAAGTTCAAAACTAGCAGATAATCATAAAACTAACGAAGCCTCAAAAAAACTCGAAAAAGCAAATTCTTTTGCAAAATTACCCTGCTGTCCGAAGTGTTCTATTCTAGTGCTGTGCATTCTTCGACTTTGCACATTTTTTTAATGTTCTTATAAATTCAAAACCTTTTGAAGTCTCCCGACTTTAAATAACTGTTTTGTACAATTTGGCTTTTTTAAGAAGAGTAGAGCAACCATTTATTCTTTTGATCGTTTATAATCTTTTTTGGTTATTTTTGAGAGAATATAAAACGAAATAGAATTGCGCCAATCTACCTTGAAATGGAGTGGATATGCGAATGTTTGTTTCGCATATAAACAAGTTAGCGGTGATTTTCTAGAACATCTGATTTAATTAGAACTATTGATTTTTATGAAGATAATAATAAACATCAAAACAATCATCTTTATAGAGAAACTACTAATGTTAAAATAAGTGGCTATCATATTGATTAAAATATAGAAAGTTATATATTTGCAGTATGAAAAAAATCATCACAAAAGAATCAATAATGAAATCTATAACCAAAATGGTTGCAGATAAAGCTACTGTTCGTTCTTTTTTGAAGGGAAACACTTCTATTGAAACAGTAACTCAAAAAGGTATTAAGTTTGCCAAACCTTTATAACTACACTTTTAACGAAGTTACAAGTACTTATAATTTTACTACTAAAAATAACATCGAATATAAAGTTGTATTTATAATTGATGAAACTCTTGATTCTGTATCTGAAGATACTATTGAAAATGTATATCAAGTAATTATTGAAAAAGTTAGTGACATTATTGAACCTTTTGATAGTGCCGTTGCGCGAACAATTGATGACATAATAAAATCTTTCTTTGAAAATGCTCAAAATTCTTTAATTTATATCTGTTCAGAAGATGAAGAAAAGGCAGAAATTAGATTCAATGTATTTGACAGATGGTATTTAAATAGCACTTTCAATGAATTTGTGACGAAAATTGACAATGTTATTAATTGTGAAGCCAATGGAGAAACATACTTACTTTATACTTCCTTATTGTACCATAATGACAATCCAAACGTAGATTATGTTCTTACTGCATATAATAGCATTGAGGAAGTTTTAAACTCAAAATAAAAACCCCGCTGTCCGAGGTGTTCTATTCTAGCGCTGTGCAAACGTCTTCGACTTTGCATAATTTTTTAAATGTTCTTATAAATTCAAAACCTCTTAAAGTCTCCCGACTTTAAATAACTATTTTGTGTAATTTGGTTTAATTGAAAGAGTAGAGGCAACCAATTATTCTTTTGATCGTTTGTAATCTTTTTTGGTTATTTTTGAGAATATATAAAACCAAATAGAATTGCGCCAATCTACCTTAAAATAGGTGGATATGCGAATGTTTGTTTCGCATATAAATAAGTTACCTCCTATATCACATAACCAAAATGAGAAAAACACTTCTAAAATTTCATCTAATTTCAGTTTCGTTCTTAATTGTAAATTTTTCATGTGGAATTTCTTTTGACATAAGCTTAAATTATAGAATAACATTACTTGTCAAAATATTATTTTATTTATCCGGAATAGTTTTGTTTTTCCTTAATCTTAAACCATTTAAAAAGATTGCCCCGCTCCCGCACGAATCCTTTCGTGTGGGCTTTCCGTTCAGTTCAAAATGCCACCTTCTCACCGGAGAAAATCATACTGAAAAACTATTTATAAGAATATAGATAAAATCATTTAATAAACTCCTAAAAACAAATTACCCAACTGGCGCTCGTTTGCAACGAGTGCCTACTTAAATTGTTATCCCAAAAGTAGCGTTTGCAACGCGGCTAAAAACAATACCCCTCTCC
The Flavobacterium flavigenum genome window above contains:
- a CDS encoding DUF6169 family protein, producing the protein MPNLYNYTFNEVTSTYNFTTKNNIEYKVVFIIDETLDSVSEDTIENVYQVIIEKVSDIIEPFDSAVARTIDDIIKSFFENAQNSLIYICSEDEEKAEIRFNVFDRWYLNSTFNEFVTKIDNVINCEANGETYLLYTSLLYHNDNPNVDYVLTAYNSIEEVLNSK